A genomic stretch from Centroberyx gerrardi isolate f3 chromosome 10, fCenGer3.hap1.cur.20231027, whole genome shotgun sequence includes:
- the LOC139907871 gene encoding tubulin alpha chain, with the protein MRECISMHVGQAGAQMGNACWELYCLEHGIQPDGQMPSDKTIGGGDDSFNTFFSETGAGKHVPRAIFVDLEPTVIDEVRTGTYRQLFHPEQLITGKEDAANNYARGHYTIGKEIIDLVLDRTRKLADQCTGLQGFLIFHSFGGGTGSGFTSLLMERLSVDYGKKSKLEFAVYPAPQVSTAVVEPYNSILTTHTTLEHSDCAFMVDNEAIYDICRRNLDIERPTYTNLNRLIGQIVSSITASLRFDGALNVDLTEFQTNLVPYPRIHFPLATYAPVISAEKAYHEQLSVADITNACFEPANQMVKCDPRHGKYMACCLLYRGDVVPKDVNSAIAAIKTKRTIQFVDWCPTGFKVGINYQPPTVVPGGDLAKVQRAVCMLSNTTAIAEAWARLDHKFDLMYAKRAFVHWYVGEGMEEGEFSEAREDMAALEKDYEEVGTDSMGEEDEEGEEY; encoded by the exons ATG CGTGAGTGTATTTCTATGCACGTCGGCCAAGCCGGAGCCCAGATgggcaatgcatgctgggagctGTACTGTCTGGAGCATGGAATCCAGCCGGACGGCCAGATGCCCAGTGACAAGACTATTGGAGGGGGAGACGACTCCTTCAACACCTTCTTCAGCGAGACCGGGGCAGGAAAGCATGTTCCCAGAGCCATCTTTGTCGACCTGGAACCCACTGTCATTG ATGAGGTGCGTACAGGAACCTACCGGCAGTTGTTCCACCCTGAGCAGCTGATTACAGGAAAGGAGGATGCAGCCAACAACTACGCCCGAGGACACTACACCATCGGCAAGGAGATCATTGATCTGGTCCTGGACAGAACTCGCAAACTG gctGACCAGTGCACTGGCCTCCAGGGGTTCCTCATCTTCCACAGCTTTGGTGGAGGCACCGGCTCTGGTTTCACCTCCCTGCTCATGGAGAGACTCTCTGTTGATTACGGGAAGAAATCAAAACTTGAATTTGCTGTCTATCCAGCCCCCCAGGTATCCACAGCCGTAGTGGAGCCCTACAACTCCATCCTGACCACCCACACCACCCTGGAGCACTCTGACTGTGCCTTCATGGTGGACAACGAAGCCATCTATGACATCTGCCGCAGGAACCTTGATATAGAGAGGCCGACCTACACCAACCTCAATAGGCTCATTGGTCAGATTGTGTCTTCAATCACTGCCTCGCTTCGCTTTGATGGAGCCCTGAATGTTGACCTGACAGAGTTCCAGACCAACTTGGTGCCCTACCCCCGTATCCACTTCCCTCTGGCCACCTATGCCCCGGTCATCTCTGCTGAGAAAGCCTACCATGAGCAGCTGTCAGTTGCTGACATCACCAATGCCTGCTTTgaaccagccaatcagatggtGAAGTGTGATCCTCGTCACGGTAAATACATGGCCTGCTGTCTGCTGTACCGTGGTGACGTGGTTCCCAAAGATGTCAACTCTGCCATCGCAGCAATCAAGACCAAACGCACCATCCAGTTTGTGGACTGGTGTCCCACAGGCTTCAAGGTGGGCATCAACTACCAGCCTCCTACGGTGGTTCCTGGAGGAGACCTGGCCAAGGTGCAGAGGGCGGTGTGCATGCTGAGCAACACCACAGCCATCGCTGAGGCCTGGGCCCGTCTGGACCACAAGTTTGACCTCATGTATGCCAAGAGGGCCTTTGTCCACTGGTATGTTGGGGAGGGCATGGAGGAAGGGGAGTTCTCAGAGGCCAGAGAAGACATGGCCGCCCTGGAGAAGGATTATGAAGAGGTGGGCACTGACAGCatgggagaggaagatgaagagggagaagagtatTAA